GCAACTGTTTTATGCTCTTTTGTTGACTGGTCTCTGATTCTGGTGTTGGAGACCTTCCTTCGACGTCTTATTCTTGGACGCGTGTCTTTAACTGAGAAAGGCATGTGCCAGGGTGCTCTGGACCACGTGTCTCCTGTTGGGGCCTCTTGCTCTGTCAGTTCCCGAAGGGGAATCCCTGGTGTCCTGCCTGGAGGAAGGAGGATGCCTTTGGTATGCTGGGAGCCCAGCTGGGGGAGGGATAGCGCGGGGTCTCGGTGTCCATTGGCTCAACCCTGAGATCTGAGTCTTTGGTTGTTCAACCCCCTGGAAGTGTCTCTATCTTTTCGCTTGTGTAGGGGGATTAGAGGTCAGATAGGAGGCCCAGGGGTTCAGCCAGGTGTGCATCCCATCCAGCGGGTGCCCCTGGCTGACCAGCGGGGCCCAAGTCCTGGGTGCTCCGGGCGAGGCAGGGCTGCCGGCTGTTCGGAGGGGCTGCCGGCTGTTCAGACGTCAGCCCTGCAGGTTTGATCCAGCAGGATGTGTCGAGTGGGCTGCAGGCCTCTCCAGTTCCCTCCCAGCTCTGAGGTGATGCCCGGCCATGGGTGTCGGCAGCCAGCCGTTTCAATCGAAAGTTGGGAGTGTACATTTACGCGGAGGTGAGCATTGCTAAAGCAACCTCCAGAAGCACTGTGGTGACTCACAGAGACGCACCCCTGCTGATCTGACCAACAAACGCTCCTCATCTTTCAACGCGCCTTATTAAAACCTATTAGTGAGAATCCAGCTTCTTCCCAGATACTTATTGGTCATTAAATTTCCGTTTCTATAAACTGTTCACATCATCTGAGCATTTCCGTAATCTCAAGATCAAATGGGTTCTCTTTTGGCGTTCTTAAAATCACGTCATATTTTACTTTGCTTCTTTTTTGACCGTTTCTTTGTCGAGCAGCTCCTCATTGTTCCTGTTGTTTCCAGCTGCCTTTCCCCCCTTGCATGTCTGTGCAAACTGTCTGTTGCGCGGGGTCCCTTTGTCCATGGGCCTCCTTGGGagccctgccctctcccaccCTGGGCTGCTTGCTCTCCGCGCCTCCTGTACATCTGTCTTCTTGGAGCTTCCATTGCTGCTTTCCTGGGTGAGGACCATCACTTTCTGATTCCCAAGCCCCCTTCTTTCTTGGTTTTCGCTTTCATTTATTCTGAGAAGGTACATCGGAGAGGTAAGCTTTCTGAATTCTTCTGTGTCTCAAGGCGTCATGTTCTGCCCTGGCACGTGACTGATACGGCTGGGTAGAGAAGTCTAGCTTCCAAACAGTTTTCCCTCGTAGAACTTCAAAGACATGGCTCCTTTCTCGTTGAACGTGCAAAATGGGTGATGAGAAGGGTGCAGAAAGTCTGAGTCTTGTTTTTTCCTAGTTGAcctagatttttttccctctggcaGAGGGATCTTCTGTTTGAAGTTAGGGTCCTCTCTTTAAGCAGGGGGACACTCGGGGTGAGTCTTTCCTTCCCACACTGTGCTGGGCAGTTGTCGGCACCTTCCAGTGAAAGAGCCAAGTCCTGCTTAAGCTCGcgaacttttcttctttttaacctCAGGCCTGTAAGCTTTCCCCTCGCTTCCCCTTCCTGTGAGTGCTGGTCCTCCCGGGCTGTCCTCCGCgcctctgcctttctctctcgTGTGGCCCGTCTCTCTGCCTCTGCACTCCACGTCTGGAGGAAGTTCTCTCACTTTGTCTTTTTtgccttctgttgttttcttttaagaattttaagacaAAGTCTTAATTTCTGAGAGATTTTTGGTCTTTGTTATCCTTATGGTGCCCTTTTCTTGTTTCCACAGATACAGTACGCTCTTGAAGACATCaatgttcttttttccctttaagttttcttcttttaaatatttgtttggctgcaccatgtcttcgttgcggcctgtgggatctagtaccctgaccagggattgagccggGGTCCCCGGGACGGGGGGCTCGGAGTCCTAGCCGCTGGGCCACCAGAGGAATCCCATTTCCTCTCCTCGTCTCATTTCCTAAAGGGTCCATCTTCCTGGCCCTTCGCCGCAGTCTCTTTCTGTTGTCCAGCTGCTTTTCCTCACGACTGAAGATTTGCAGCCCTCCACTGACTCTGGATAACGAAGGACTCAGTTGATTCCCCCTGGCGGGTGGAATATGTCTCTATGATAATGACTCACGCCACGGACACTCACACATTCTGTCCTAGGTCATGTTCGTCAACATGCCCTGCGGGGCAGGGACTGCaaaccccatttcacagatggggtgaagctcctcagggtcacacagtcagCAGGCGGAGGAGCAGACGAGGCCGACCCTGGCTCCTCCCGTGCGCCGTCCCTGCAGGCTGCGCTTCCAGGCGAGGAGGCGAAAGCCTAGGCAGTCTCTCGTGTTCCTCTGAAGGCAGCTTCTTTTTGTTACGAGGTTTATCAGTACGTTTCTTCACAGTTCCTGTTTCTCATGCCACGCTCAAAAAGGCCTCCCCCTCCTCAGAATTAACAGTGTGTTCAGCTGTGGTTTCCTTTGTGCTTACGGTGTCAATAGTTTAAACACTCAGATCTTTGATCTGCAGGAACTGGTTCTGCAGCAAGGGGCACAGGAGGGAAGCTTGTTTTGTTTCCAAGTGACAGCTAGCTGTCCCCAAACCATCTGCTGACTATCCCGTCACCAACACCACCTTCTGCACACACCAAGTCCCATCATTTGCCTGGATGTTTCGCTCTCTCTGTGAATTCCGGTCATTATACTCTAGTATCTTACTGTGTAAATTTTACTCTGTTACGCTTTACtagcattaattttatttttctcttctttttcacttttccttttttgtagttATTTACATGTTTATTCTTCTAGACGAACTTTCATTTTTGTCAAACTCCATCAAAATTCTGTGGGGTTTGCCTTAGGATTGCAGGGAAGCTATACATTCTTCTAGGGAGAACTGACCTACATactgtattaattttcttttaccaCAACTTAGTGCCTTTAAACAGTACACGTTATGGACAGTTCTAGAGGCCGAGTCCAGAAGGGGTCTTGCTGGACTGAAGTCAAGGTGTGAGCAGGgctgcattctttctggagacCCCCGGGGAGAATCCGCGCTGTTGCTCCCTGCGGCTTCTGGAGGCTGCCTGGAGTCCGTGGCTCCTGGCCCCTTCCTCCTGTCTGCACAGCCAGGGGCGTCAGGCTGAGTCCCTTTCGTTTCGTCGTCCCCGactctcctcctccctcagttAAGGGCTCTGGTGATTAAAGTGGGCACACGTACATCACCCAGGACTCTCTGTCCATTTTAAGGTCTGCTGACTGGCACGCTTAATGCTGCCGTGTCCCATAACGAATGCCAGGAGTCACGATGTGGACGTCCTTGGGGGCCTGTCGTTCTGTCTGTCTCAAGCATACGATCCTAATTTTTTCTACCAAAGAACAAGGCTTCTCTATTCGAGTCTTGTTTGGATGCTCTTTAGCTGGCATGTGAACTCCGctctcagctcagtcgctcagtcgtgtccgactctcagtgaccccatggactgcagcacgccaggcttccccgtccaccaccagcctccagagcttgctcaaactcacgcccatcaagtcggcgatgccatccaagcatcttgtcctctgtcgtccccgtctcctcctgccttcagtctttgccagcatgattttcttttctaatgagtcagctcttctcatcaggtggccaaactattggagtcttagcttcagcaccagtccttccaatgaatattcagaactgatttcctttcgcattgactggttggatctccttgtagtccgagggactctcaagagtcttctccaataacacagttcaaaagcatcaattcttcggtgttcagctttctttatagtccaactctcacatccatacatgacagttggaaaaaccatagctttgactagacggacctttgtcagcaaagtgatgtctctgcttttgaatatgctgtctaggttggtcatagctttttttccaaggagcaagcatcttttaatttcatggctgtagtcaccatctgcagtaattttggagcccaagaaaataaagtctgtcactgttcccattgtttccccatctatttgccatgaagtgatgggaccagatgccatgatcttagttttctgaatgctgagctttaagccaactttttcactctcccctttcactttcatcaagaggctctttagttcttcttcgctttctgtgccatctgcatatctgaggttattgatatttctcctggcaatcttgactccagcttgtgcttcatccagcccagcatgttgtgtgatgtactctgcatataagttaaataagcagggtgacaatatatagctttgacatttttctttcccagtttggaaccagtctgttgttccatggccagttctaactgttgcttcttaaccggcttacagatttctcacgagacaggtcaggtggtctggtattcccatctctggaattttccacagtttgttgtgatccacacagtcaaaggctttggtatagtcaataaagcagaagtagatgtttttctggaactctcttgctttttccatgatccagcggatgttggcaatttgaactctggttcctctgccttttctaaaaccagcttgaacatctggaagttcacggttcacgtattgctgaagcctggcttggagaattttgaacattacttaactagcgtgtgagatgagtgcagttgtgtggtagtttgagcattctttggcattccctttccttgactggaatgaaaacggaccttttccagtcctgtggccactgctgagtttttccagtgtgttggcatattgagtgcagcactttcacagcatcatctttcaggatttgaaacagctcaactggaattccatcacctccagtagctttgtttgtagtgatgcttcctaaggccctcttgacttcacattccaggatgtctggctttaggtgagtgatcacaccatcatggttatctgggtcgtgaagttctttattgtacagttcttctgtgtattcttaccacctcttcttagtctcttctgcttctgttaggtccataccatttctgtcctttattttgcccatctttgcatgaaatgttcccttggtatctctgattttcttgaagagatctagtctttcccattctattgttttcctctatttctttgcactgatcactgggagaggctttcttatctctccttgctattctttggaactctgcattcagatgggtatgtctttccttttcccctttgccttttgcttctcttttctcagccatttttaaggcctcttcagacaaccatggcaacccactgcagtgttcttgcctggagaatcccagggacagaggagcctagtgggctgccgtctatggggtcgcacagggtcggacaagactgaagcaacttagcagcagcagcagaaccattttgcctttttgcatttctttttcttggggatggtcttgatcactgcctcctgtacaatgtcatgaacctctgtccacagttcttcaggtactgtgtctatcagatctaatcccttgaatctgtttgtcacttccactgtataatcgtaaggggtctgatttaggtcacacctgaatggtctagcggtttgtGTGTGCCAGCACGTGCCCACAGGTGTGTCTGGGCGCAAGGCTCACATCTGGCCGCTGCTCACCTGTGGGGCGGGTCTgcttccctcccctccagggCCCACTGTGCCCCGATCCCACTCTTGTCCTGCCGCCTCCCTCAGCCTGGCTGTCCTCCACAGGATCAACGGTCATCCCGGGAAGTCAGTGCGCCTGGCGGGGCTGTGGAAGCTGGAGGAGGTCAGCCCGTCCCGGTGCCCTACTGCCCTCTTCCCTAACTGCCCTCCCTCCTGGCCTCTGCCCGTGCCCCGTGCCCGCGCGCACCTCCCGCCCTTGCCTCTGCAGTGCCACCTCAGCGGCTGCATGATGGACCTGTTCGTGCAGATGGCCGTCATCATGGGTCTGAAGCAAACGCTCAGCAACTGCGTGGAGTATCTGAAGCCGTGAGGacaccccccagccccgcccgggCGCCGCCCACCGCAGGGAGTCCCGCCCCGCagcgcgccccgcccccgcccctcgccccgccccctGCTCCTCCCCGTTCTCCCCCCGGTTCTCCTGACCCGTAGGTGGCTGGCGCACAAGTGTCGCTCCTTGCGGGCCCCGTCTCAGGACCCCGAGCTGGACCGCTGGCAGCGCAACTATCGCCTGAACCCAACCTACACCTTCAGCCTGTTCGACGAGTTCATGGAGATGAGTACGCGGGGTGGGGCTGCGGGCCGAGGGGCAGGCCGAGGGGCCGGCGAGGAGGCGCAGGCTGACCGCCCGCGCCCGCAGTGATTCAGTACGGATTCACCACCGTCTTCGTGGCTGCCTTCCCGCTCGCGCCGCTGCTCGCGCTCTTCAGCAACCTCGTGGAGATCCGCCTGGACGCCATCAAGATGGTGCGGCTGCAGCGGCGCCTGGTGCCACGCAAGGCCAAGGACATCGGTCAGGGGCCGGCCAGGGGCGGGGCGGCCAGCGCGCCAGTCTCCCTGAAACCCCAGCTCTAagccttgggggcaggaggggccctCACCCCGCGGCGGCCCCCAGCCCTTCCCAGGGTCTGCATGGGTTGGGGGTTGAGCCCAGGCCCCAGGAAGAGGAGGGGCTGGCATGCCCCCACCAACCCCCCCCcacgcccccccccccagcaTTGGGGAATCAATGGGGCCGGGGGAGGAGGCTCGTAGgcagaccaggcctccctccctcccgtgGCCCAGGGGCCTGGCTGCACGTGCTGGAGATCATTGGCGTGCTGGCGGTCATCGCCAACGGGATGGTCATCGCCTTCACGTCTGAGTTCATCCCCCGCACGGTGTACAAGCACCGCTACGGCCCCTGCCGGAGAGGCGCCCAGTCTGAAGTCGAGTAAGAGGACGCTGCCACACCGCCCCTGGGGGAGTCTCCAACTGTCCAGAGGCCCCTGCGAAACTGGCCCCACCCCAGGGGAGCCCAGGGCAGGGCTCGATGCTCCCAGCTTCTCCTGGGGTGGTCTGCTCCCGCCCTGTGCCGACCTGCAGACCCGGGGTGGAGCCTGGGAGTGCGGACTGGACCCCAGGAGGGCATTAGTGTCCCAGAGCTAGCCGCCTTCTGAGCAAGCGCCGTGGGAGTGACTCCCCTTCCGAAGTCAGGCGCTTTGTGGGGTCTGCACGCTGTCCTCATCCAGCTCCTCCAGCCCTTCGGGGGGCTAGGTCTCCAGGGGTCTCTCCTAGGAAGGCTCCCCCAGCCCCTACGAGTCCCTTCAGCCTCCCCGAGGGCCCAtctcccatgtacagaggaggaggagagggtctGCACCGTGGCCCACCCTGACGGCCCCCACCGCGTCGGGCTGGATTCGAGCCAGCACCCTGGAAGCCTGAGGGGCCACACCAAGCTCCTGTCCTCTGCCCACAGCTGCTTCACCGGCTATGTCAACCACAGTCTGTCTGTGTTCTACACCAAAGACTTCCAGGATCCTGCCAAAATCGAGGGCTGGGAGAATGTGACCGAGTGCAGGTTTGGACCCCCACCCCCTGTGAGCACCCTTTGAACTTCTGACCCCTGACCTCATCTGCTCCCCACCCCAGGTACCGGGACTATTTCTCTGCCCAGGACTCCAACTTCTCGGAGCAGCACTGGTTCCTCCTGGCGATCCGCCTGGCCTTCCTCATCCTCTTCGAGGTGAGCCCGCACGGCAGGGACCCTGGAGTGGGGCAGCTCTCTGACCCTTGATGTCCCTGTGCAGCCCTTCTGACGTCCCCTGTCTGCCGTCCCCAGCACGTGGCCTTATGCATCAAGCTCATTGCGGCCTGGTTCGTACCCGATGTCCCACAGTCTGTGAAGAATGAAGTCCTGAAGAAGAAGTACCAGAGACTGGGGCAAAAAAGGTGGAGAGGCGGGGCtggctgggagtggggaggggctggggtgggcccACTCAACCCCTTTCCTGCCTCCAGCTGCAGCCCCAAGAGCACGGACGTGTAGGGGACCCGGCGCAGGTGGTGCCTGGAGTCCCACGACTCAGGAGCTGCCACAccgcctcccaccccagcctggcTGGCTGTGTGTGGGGAGCTTTAAGAAGACCCGAGTGCTTgtgggggccctgggggcccGTGTGTGTTTGGGGTGTCTGTGGACTGCACCCTTGTCCGTGGTCTGCGAGGCCTGCTCCATGCGTTAGGGCTCAGGCTTGGCACTGTGACTTCAACTCTCAGGGGCCCCTGCCAGCCCTAGAAGGGGAGGGCGGGCAGCGGCAGAGGCTCCCGCGCAGCCACGGTGCAGGGGGCCGCCCTCTCACTTCTGGGCCCCAGATCTTGCCCCACCCCCTGGCTCCCTTCAAGCAGCAGAATTTTCtgtaatgaaataaattttttctgTAGATTTCTGGGTCTCTGATGGATTATGTCTGCCCTCGGGGCTagcaaggttatactcaaaatcctgtcacatgctagcaaggttatgctaaagatccttcaagctagacttgaGCAGTACTGAACTGAGAGCTGCCAGACCTACAAGCTGGGTTTTAAAGAAACAgcggaaccagaggtcaaactgcCATTTGCTGGgtcatcaagaaagcaagggccctccagaaaagcatctatttctgcttcactgactacactaaaacctttgactgtgtggatcacaacaaactggaaaattattaatgagatggaagtaccagaccactgtacctgcctcctgagaaatctgaatgtaggtcaaaaagcaacagttagaaccagacatacaactgactggttcaaaactgggaaaggattatatctaggctgtatactgtcaccctgtttatttaagttatatgcagagtacatcatgcagaatgcggcctggaatgaagactgccgggagaaaaattagcaacctcagatatgcagatgataccacttaaatggcagaaagcaaagaagaactaaagagcctcttcctgagggtgaaagaggagagtgaaaaagctgacttgaaactcaacattcaaagaactgaatggcatccagtcccatcacttcacggaacacagaagaggaaaaggtggaaaccgtggcagattttattttctggggctccaaaatcactgaggacggtgactgcagccatggaatcaaaagatgcttgttccgtggaaggaaagctatggtaaACCTAGAAcagagcattaaaaagcagatacattgctttgcccacaaaggtccaaacagtcaaagcagtggtttttccagtagtcatgtatggatgtaagttggACCATACAGGATACTGAGCGCCGAGGAAGTgtcgctttcaaactgtggttctggagaagactctcgagagtctcctggattgcaaggaggtcacaccagtcaatcctaaaggaaattaaccctacatattcgttggaaggactgttgctgaagctgaaaatccaatacttcggccacgtgatgcgaagagctgactcactgaagaagactgatgctgggaaagattgaaggcagagggaggcagcaggtgatgacatggttagatagcgtcaccgactcagtggacaggcaTTTGAACGAATTCTGGGagaagtggaggacaggggagcctgactcctgctgcagtccctgaggtagAAAAGGGTGGGACCTGACTTatccactgaacaacaacagggttAGCTGGGAAACAGGTCCAGATGGGGAAAGGCCTGGAATGCAGTAACCTCCCGCTCTCCACGGAAAAGTGAGGAGTGCCTGCACCTGTTAGGGGCAGAGTCACGGCAGCtttcctggaggaagaggaagagcttGGGCCGAGGGCCAGAACTGCCGCGGGCGCCCCTGGGGGCGGCGGAATTTCTGACGAGTCCCTGGGGCACCAAGCCAGTCCGGGTTGGTAGGGCCGGTTtggcccctgcccccaggcccagCGGCCGCGACCCCACAGGGCTGAGCGCAGGACCTTCTGGAACACCAACCAGCCTGCGGGCGCAAAGCGAGACGCTAGGGTCCGCCCTCGCCCCGGCCGCTGGGCGGGGCCGCACCTGCCGCCGTCGCCGGGGCTGTCGCCGCCGCGCACCTGGCCCAGGTGAGCCGCTCCGCCCTCGCGACCGCGCGAGCCTCGAGTCTGGGCCGCAGGTGAGTGGAGATCGCTGCTCCTGTCGGCGGAAGTGCGCGGCGGTTTTCGGCTCCCAGGAGCCAGGACCGAGCCTGGAGCCTCTTGGCCCGCGGAGCGTCTGGGCTGTGACCGGTGCGGTTCCGCAGGAAGCGACTCGGAGCCGGGCCCGCTGCGCGCGTCGCCGGCGCTTACCTGAGGCCTGGCCCCTCGGGgtcgcgggggcgggggccgctcTCCCCGCTCCGCCCGCGGCCCTCGGCCAGAAAGGGGAAAAGCAGCGCCGCGGCGAGCGGAGCCCAGGCCCCAGGCCTCCCAGCGCGCACCTGTCTCCGGGCGGAGCTACCTCCGGCCGCGCGGCTCCGCGAGCCCGCCCCCCGCGCCCGCCAACcgcgcgcgccccgcccgcccggCTCGCCGCCGCCGCAGGGCCGGGTGCGGAGGCCGGGCCACCCTCCGGAAGGCGGGGAGCGCGGGGTGGGGGGCGCGGGGCGTGGCGGGGGCCCCCCGGCTGGCGGCTGGCGGGGCCGCGGCGCCTCGGCAGAGACGTCCGGGGAGGAAGCACGCGCCAGGCGCAGAGGGCCGCCTGCCCCAGACGAGGGGGTCGCTCAGACCCTCTGGGTGCCAAGCAGCCGGCCAGACGGCAGGCCGTGGGCACAGGGGGCGGTTGCGGGCCGGGCCTCCGGGCGGACGTGGAGCCCGGGGAAGGCGGAGCGCCCTCGCGGGGCCGGGCTTTCTAGGAGCCGCGGGGCGCGCGGCCGAGCGCTCTGGGCGGTGCAGGGGGCGGGCTCCCGCCCCGCAGGCGGTTCTCTGGAGCGCCCGAGGCGCGGGGGGTTTCTTCTCGCTCTGGGGAGGGGGCCCTGGGGGACGCGGCGGAGAGGCCGGCCGTGAGCGGAGGCGGCAGAGCGCCCAGCCGAGGGTGTGAGGCGGGGACGCCGGCCGGCTTGAGGGGCGGCAGGCAACCTGGCAGGAGCTCTGGGAGGCAGCAAGCCTGGTGGGGACACCGGGGACTGCCTAGCTCGTTGCCTCCGCCTGGGCGCTTCTGGGCAGGCCGCTGACCGCCGGCGCCCATCGACCTGTCCATCAGATGCTTCTGTCGCTCACTCAGCCTCAGGGCCCACCGGGGCGCCCTGGAGGAGCTGCGGCCCAGTGGTGAAGGCGCGCGGGCAGGGTCTATGGGACCTGAGCCGAAGATGCACCGTTATCCAGAGGCCCTGAGGGCCACGGGGGTGGGGGTGTTTGAGCAAGGCGCCTTGGAAAGGGTCAGATTAAGGATGTGGGATGAGACTGCTCCAAGGGAAGGCCCTGCCCCAGGGGTGAGGGCAGGGACAGGGGCCACGAAGGACCCTGCCTGATTCCCATGAGCAGTGCCATCAGCCACCAGTGCTGGGCTGAGTGCCAGGTCAGTCCAGGATGAGGGTGCAGAGGAGTCTGTGGTGACCTCAGGCTGCCCCTGACCTGGGCTCAGATCTGGGAGCCTCgctgaggcctcctgactgcttCCTTATGTAGAAAAAGGGGCTAAGGCCCACGTGATAACCCAGGTTGCTTGTAACTGCTCACTGTTTGGGGGCTACACCTCGGAGGTGGCCAGGGCGGGGGCCGGAGAGCTTTGCTAAAGGTTCCATCATTGGTGAGAGTCTCCACGGGAGCCGCACCACCCCAGCAGGTCAGAGATGCTCGCTGGGGTCAGGGGAGCTACACGGAGCCCGCCCTCTCCAGGTGCCgggtccacagggctgtccggGAAGCAGGCGAGGCTGCCCAGCTCCTCGATGGTGTGCGGGACAGCCCTGATTGGGGGTCTGCTGGCCAGGACCCGCACATATCACCGTGGGCCCCGGCCTTCTAGACCTAGCCTGAGAAGGGAAGGCCCGGGCTGTGGTGGACTGGGGCGGGCCCCAGAGGAAGGAGCCGCTTGACTCAGAGTTACAGGAAGACTGGGGCAGGCGGGGCTGGCGGGGAGAACCACCAACTGCCCGCCAGCCCGCCGGGGAGGAGGGGTGCCTGGGTGGGGTTTAGGTTTAGGAGAGGATGTGACTGCAAAGCCAGGAAGCTACCGGGAAACTTCTgattaaaacacacaaacaagAGCCGGGTCCTCGCCATGCCCGGCGATGCATCCGGGGCCGCGGTGCTACTTTAGGCTGGGCCAGGGGCCCAGCTGAGCAAAGCGATCGCACTCAAGCTCATGCCAATGACCTCAGTGACGGGCATCCCCTCCTCAGGAGGAAAGAGCTGGAGCCAGGTGACTTCATGCCTTCCCTGCTTAGCGTGAGCCTGCGTCCCTGTGCTCAAATGCCTTTCCCGGCCTCAGGCCTGTCCTCAAAATCAGGCCTGTGTGAGCATGCAGctcgtgtgtgcacgtgtgtgcgtggGGCAAGTGTGCCTGTGAGAGGAAGAGGGGTGATGGGAGGCCGAGGGTGGGCATGagcagtgtgtgtggtgtgcggtgCACACAGATGCTCTTGGCTGCATGCCCTGGGGAACTTGGCAAGTGTGTGTTGTGTGCCAGGTATGTGGGCCG
This window of the Capra hircus breed San Clemente chromosome 29, ASM170441v1, whole genome shotgun sequence genome carries:
- the ANO9 gene encoding anoctamin-9 isoform X3, yielding MLARPRPLSCGTMCLWSIVAPRETPGRSSGSGGSWKSLRTRAFATSPQAAEDQEKQFLGIRADNSLFDRYRRLTEPEDTVPRGELSRPPSIQATNRIRIVNFVLNSKTAVGDTLQDLVKDRVFEAGFPLHEGEVHLKKTWARWRSMFQRQPISDIRDYFGEKVALYFAWLGWYTYMLVPAAVVGLIVFLSGFSQFEASQISKEICKAHDIYMCPRGDHNRRFQRLSDTCAYAKLTHLFDNEGTVLFAIFMALWATVFLELWKRERARVVLQWELYGWDEDQEEMALGLIACPDYQPRLHQHSYLRSAVILLLSLLMICLMIGMAHVLVVYRVLAAALFSSALPFLGEQVTTAVVVSGALVHYVTIILMTKINKYVALKLCDFEKPRTFSERESKFTVKFFTLQFFAHFSSLIYVAFILGRINGHPGKSVRLAGLWKLEECHLSGCMMDLFVQMAVIMGLKQTLSNCVEYLKPWLAHKCRSLRAPSQDPELDRWQRNYRLNPTYTFSLFDEFMEMMIQYGFTTVFVAAFPLAPLLALFSNLVEIRLDAIKMVRLQRRLVPRKAKDIGAWLHVLEIIGVLAVIANGMVIAFTSEFIPRTVYKHRYGPCRRGAQSEVDCFTGYVNHSLSVFYTKDFQDPAKIEGWENVTECRYRDYFSAQDSNFSEQHWFLLAIRLAFLILFEHVALCIKLIAAWFVPDVPQSVKNEVLKKKYQRLGQKKLQPQEHGRVGDPAQVVPGVPRLRSCHTASHPSLAGCVWGALRRPECLWGPWGPVCVWGVCGLHPCPWSARPAPCVRAQAWHCDFNSQGPLPALEGEGGQRQRLPRSHGAGGRPLTSGPQILPHPLAPFKQQNFL